The following are from one region of the Poecilia reticulata strain Guanapo linkage group LG7, Guppy_female_1.0+MT, whole genome shotgun sequence genome:
- the birc7 gene encoding baculoviral IAP repeat-containing protein 7 isoform X1 gives MSDDRSTMLRILEEPRMREEAERLRTFQNWPADAQVASGDLAKAGFFFLGSGDKVQCFCCGGVLRFWEQGDSPAVEHKRHFPTCSFILGRTVGNIPLAVGSSDSVDGQLLSQLQRMTMDDQGTAGQAVYPEMETEDSRLTTFHNWPTEASVQPDVLAQAGFFYTGHGDNVKCFFCDGGLRNWESGDDPWQEHAKWFPRCEFLIQSRGQEYISNIQDAHFHLGDTMLGFQGGSQTSTGRDVGGRNDMVGGLGASSAMLSPVVQTVLQMGFEAGVVESLVQTKYLLTGQYYTSVSELVTDVLQAEEEERQAGPNSREQERSLGSSAGNMRTETPIPKRVKDQSPEELLRQLQEERTCKVCMDKLVSIVFIPCGHLVVCGDCATSLRHCPICRAVIRGSVRAFMS, from the exons ATGTCGGATGACAGGAGTACTATGCTGCGCATCCTTGAGGAGCCTCGGATGCGGGAGGAAGCGGAGAGACTTCGGACCTTCCAGAACTGGCCTGCAGATGCACAAGTAGCTTCAGGAGACCTGGCTAAGGCGGGCTTCTTCTTCCTGGGTTCTGGGGACAAAGTCCAGTGTTTCTGCTGTGGAGGGGTTTTAAGGTTCTGGGAGCAGGGTGACAGCCCCGCCGTTGAGCATAAGCGTCATTTCCCTACTTGCAGCTTCATACTGGGTCGAACTGTGGGGAATATTCCACTGGCGGTGGGCTCCTCAGACTCTGTGGATGGCCAGCTGTTGAGTCAGCTCCAGAGGATGACTATGGATGACCAGGGAACAGCTGGGCAAGCAGTGTATCCCGAGATGGAGACAGAGGACTCTCGACTTACCACTTTCCACAACTGGCCCACTGAGGCCTCGGTGCAGCCAGATGTTCTGGCCCAAGCAGGGTTTTTCTACACAG gtCATGGTGACAATGTCAAATGCTTCTTCTGTGATGGAGGACTGAGGAACTGGGAGTCAGGGGATGACCCCTGGCAGGAACATGCCAAGTGGTTTCCAAG ATGTGAGTTTTTAATCCAGTCACGAGGGCAGGAGTACATTAGCAACATCCAGGATGCTCATTTCCACCTGGGTGATACCATG cttggtTTCCAGGGAGGATCACAGACATCCACAGGCAGAGACGTTGGTGGCAGAAATG ATATGGTCGGAGGCCTGGGAGCTTCATCAGCCATGCTCTCTCCTGTTGTGCAGACTGTGCTGCAGATGGGGTTTGAAGCCGGCGTGGTGGAGAGTCTGGTCCAGACCAAGTACCTGCTGACAGGCCAGTACTACACCTCAGTGTCTGAGCTGGTTACTGATGTTCTGCaagcagaagaggaggagaggcaggCAGGGCCAAACAGCAGAG AACAAGAGAGGAGCCTGGGATCCAGTGCAGGAAACATGAGGACCGAGACACCCATCCCAAAGAGAG TAAAGGATCAAAGTCCCGAGGAGCTGCTGAGGCAGCTGCAGGAAGAGAGAACCTGTAAAGTCTGCATGGACAAGCTGGTATCCATCGTCTTCATCCCCTGCGGTCACCTGGTGGTTTGTGGCGATTGCGCCACCAGCCTGCGTCACTGCCCCATCTGCAGAGCTGTCATCAGAGGCAGCGTTCGTGCTTTTATGTCTTAG
- the birc7 gene encoding baculoviral IAP repeat-containing protein 7 isoform X3 gives MSDDRSTMLRILEEPRMREEAERLRTFQNWPADAQVASGDLAKAGFFFLGSGDKVQCFCCGGVLRFWEQGDSPAVEHKRHFPTCSFILGRTVGNIPLAVGSSDSVDGQLLSQLQRMTMDDQGTAGQAVYPEMETEDSRLTTFHNWPTEASVQPDVLAQAGFFYTGHGDNVKCFFCDGGLRNWESGDDPWQEHAKWFPRCEFLIQSRGQEYISNIQDAHFHLGDTMLGFQGGSQTSTGRDVGGRNDMVGGLGASSAMLSPVVQTVLQMGFEAGVVESLVQTKYLLTEQERSLGSSAGNMRTETPIPKRVKDQSPEELLRQLQEERTCKVCMDKLVSIVFIPCGHLVVCGDCATSLRHCPICRAVIRGSVRAFMS, from the exons ATGTCGGATGACAGGAGTACTATGCTGCGCATCCTTGAGGAGCCTCGGATGCGGGAGGAAGCGGAGAGACTTCGGACCTTCCAGAACTGGCCTGCAGATGCACAAGTAGCTTCAGGAGACCTGGCTAAGGCGGGCTTCTTCTTCCTGGGTTCTGGGGACAAAGTCCAGTGTTTCTGCTGTGGAGGGGTTTTAAGGTTCTGGGAGCAGGGTGACAGCCCCGCCGTTGAGCATAAGCGTCATTTCCCTACTTGCAGCTTCATACTGGGTCGAACTGTGGGGAATATTCCACTGGCGGTGGGCTCCTCAGACTCTGTGGATGGCCAGCTGTTGAGTCAGCTCCAGAGGATGACTATGGATGACCAGGGAACAGCTGGGCAAGCAGTGTATCCCGAGATGGAGACAGAGGACTCTCGACTTACCACTTTCCACAACTGGCCCACTGAGGCCTCGGTGCAGCCAGATGTTCTGGCCCAAGCAGGGTTTTTCTACACAG gtCATGGTGACAATGTCAAATGCTTCTTCTGTGATGGAGGACTGAGGAACTGGGAGTCAGGGGATGACCCCTGGCAGGAACATGCCAAGTGGTTTCCAAG ATGTGAGTTTTTAATCCAGTCACGAGGGCAGGAGTACATTAGCAACATCCAGGATGCTCATTTCCACCTGGGTGATACCATG cttggtTTCCAGGGAGGATCACAGACATCCACAGGCAGAGACGTTGGTGGCAGAAATG ATATGGTCGGAGGCCTGGGAGCTTCATCAGCCATGCTCTCTCCTGTTGTGCAGACTGTGCTGCAGATGGGGTTTGAAGCCGGCGTGGTGGAGAGTCTGGTCCAGACCAAGTACCTGCTGACAG AACAAGAGAGGAGCCTGGGATCCAGTGCAGGAAACATGAGGACCGAGACACCCATCCCAAAGAGAG TAAAGGATCAAAGTCCCGAGGAGCTGCTGAGGCAGCTGCAGGAAGAGAGAACCTGTAAAGTCTGCATGGACAAGCTGGTATCCATCGTCTTCATCCCCTGCGGTCACCTGGTGGTTTGTGGCGATTGCGCCACCAGCCTGCGTCACTGCCCCATCTGCAGAGCTGTCATCAGAGGCAGCGTTCGTGCTTTTATGTCTTAG
- the birc7 gene encoding baculoviral IAP repeat-containing protein 7 isoform X2, translating into MSDDRSTMLRILEEPRMREEAERLRTFQNWPADAQVASGDLAKAGFFFLGSGDKVQCFCCGGVLRFWEQGDSPAVEHKRHFPTCSFILGRTVGNIPLAVGSSDSVDGQLLSQLQRMTMDDQGTAGQAVYPEMETEDSRLTTFHNWPTEASVQPDVLAQAGFFYTGHGDNVKCFFCDGGLRNWESGDDPWQEHAKWFPRCEFLIQSRGQEYISNIQDAHFHLGDTMGGSQTSTGRDVGGRNDMVGGLGASSAMLSPVVQTVLQMGFEAGVVESLVQTKYLLTGQYYTSVSELVTDVLQAEEEERQAGPNSREQERSLGSSAGNMRTETPIPKRVKDQSPEELLRQLQEERTCKVCMDKLVSIVFIPCGHLVVCGDCATSLRHCPICRAVIRGSVRAFMS; encoded by the exons ATGTCGGATGACAGGAGTACTATGCTGCGCATCCTTGAGGAGCCTCGGATGCGGGAGGAAGCGGAGAGACTTCGGACCTTCCAGAACTGGCCTGCAGATGCACAAGTAGCTTCAGGAGACCTGGCTAAGGCGGGCTTCTTCTTCCTGGGTTCTGGGGACAAAGTCCAGTGTTTCTGCTGTGGAGGGGTTTTAAGGTTCTGGGAGCAGGGTGACAGCCCCGCCGTTGAGCATAAGCGTCATTTCCCTACTTGCAGCTTCATACTGGGTCGAACTGTGGGGAATATTCCACTGGCGGTGGGCTCCTCAGACTCTGTGGATGGCCAGCTGTTGAGTCAGCTCCAGAGGATGACTATGGATGACCAGGGAACAGCTGGGCAAGCAGTGTATCCCGAGATGGAGACAGAGGACTCTCGACTTACCACTTTCCACAACTGGCCCACTGAGGCCTCGGTGCAGCCAGATGTTCTGGCCCAAGCAGGGTTTTTCTACACAG gtCATGGTGACAATGTCAAATGCTTCTTCTGTGATGGAGGACTGAGGAACTGGGAGTCAGGGGATGACCCCTGGCAGGAACATGCCAAGTGGTTTCCAAG ATGTGAGTTTTTAATCCAGTCACGAGGGCAGGAGTACATTAGCAACATCCAGGATGCTCATTTCCACCTGGGTGATACCATG GGAGGATCACAGACATCCACAGGCAGAGACGTTGGTGGCAGAAATG ATATGGTCGGAGGCCTGGGAGCTTCATCAGCCATGCTCTCTCCTGTTGTGCAGACTGTGCTGCAGATGGGGTTTGAAGCCGGCGTGGTGGAGAGTCTGGTCCAGACCAAGTACCTGCTGACAGGCCAGTACTACACCTCAGTGTCTGAGCTGGTTACTGATGTTCTGCaagcagaagaggaggagaggcaggCAGGGCCAAACAGCAGAG AACAAGAGAGGAGCCTGGGATCCAGTGCAGGAAACATGAGGACCGAGACACCCATCCCAAAGAGAG TAAAGGATCAAAGTCCCGAGGAGCTGCTGAGGCAGCTGCAGGAAGAGAGAACCTGTAAAGTCTGCATGGACAAGCTGGTATCCATCGTCTTCATCCCCTGCGGTCACCTGGTGGTTTGTGGCGATTGCGCCACCAGCCTGCGTCACTGCCCCATCTGCAGAGCTGTCATCAGAGGCAGCGTTCGTGCTTTTATGTCTTAG